Proteins from a genomic interval of Brachybacterium vulturis:
- a CDS encoding OsmC family protein, translating to MTTDPAPQTPSRPLYTARVQNLAGTAGQVRVRDSSAVELGLTTRRADEADGADGADGADGAIVLPTGGPRPSASGFNPEQFLAMAWSTCLGETLRVVLAEQHLEHESSVSVEVELHRDPAGGIRFVPRALVHIDSLAPERARELAAAAHARCPVSKLLDGQGAADVELVVER from the coding sequence ATGACGACCGACCCCGCTCCGCAGACCCCGTCCCGCCCCCTGTACACCGCGCGGGTCCAGAACCTCGCCGGCACCGCGGGCCAGGTGCGAGTGCGCGACTCCTCCGCCGTGGAGCTCGGGCTCACGACTCGCAGGGCGGACGAAGCGGACGGTGCGGACGGTGCGGATGGTGCGGACGGTGCGATCGTCCTGCCGACCGGGGGACCCCGGCCCAGCGCGAGCGGCTTCAACCCCGAGCAGTTCCTGGCGATGGCCTGGAGCACCTGCCTGGGCGAGACGCTACGGGTGGTGCTCGCCGAACAGCACCTGGAGCACGAGAGCTCGGTGAGTGTCGAGGTGGAGCTGCACCGCGACCCGGCGGGCGGCATCCGCTTCGTCCCCCGCGCCCTGGTGCACATCGACTCCCTGGCCCCGGAGCGGGCCCGGGAGCTCGCCGCGGCGGCGCATGCACGCTGCCCCGTCTCCAAGCTGCTGGACGGGCAGGGCGCGGCCGACGTGGAGCTGGTGGTTGAACGCTGA